In a single window of the Halobacteriovoraceae bacterium genome:
- a CDS encoding response regulator, which translates to MVNEKFNTILFHLVKSSVINNDTDYLNNIRKILRITSESCFADRASLWVFNKDTSKLICEKLYTKKDDDFESGHIILRRDCETFFKNLEDKEIIESVQAKENPLTKCLGEVYLKKYNIETLYSVPIRDTVGLAGVFQLEFHKETTLDETVVEYFLPSIANLAGKIFERKKVVDEIKWLKNHTLAVNEHNLVSITNLHGIITYANPKFCEVSQYRPEELVGRTHRLVNSGFHNNQFFKTLWDTILNGGIWKGEICNKAKDGTMYWVDATIFGIKDFKNEIKEFIAIRNDITRVKKQEQLLLRILEENKVLNRLLELDHFSTKSLDQKIDEALNIIIELPWLNVLQKAGVFLVENGALRLFVSKDLGVRIEEMCSKVEKGRCLCGRAFEQKQILHASCVDDRHENRFDGIGPHGHYNVPIISKNEVIGVIVFYLEHGHQKKQSEIDFLQACSEVFSQIINTHYTELEVLKTRDNALVAEKAKSEFLANMSHEIRTPMNGVLGMTQLLQGTPLNLEQKEMLDIIETCGDSLLTILNNILDFSKIESGKMELEYITFNLKKTVEEAVFLHNVRASQKGINLLTEYQDDLPLEFVGDVTRIRQILVNFISNAIKFTEKGSVTVKIFGNEDKENKNVKLYINVIDTGIGIPKNSQKKLFNAFTQADTSITREFGGTGLGLTICSKLAEMMGGEVTFESELGKGSNFKFNVTLQRSIKDKSFLFGTDGLKSEKEFAQIFPHSILIVEDNAINQKLAKMMLKKLGYECSIVEDGKKALDIITSDPNKFTLVFMDMQMPVMDGVTATKEIIKKLGDKAPTIVAMTANAFKEDKEKCSLAGMSDFIEKPIKIEKLTEVLQNYSLKVNHAV; encoded by the coding sequence ATGGTCAATGAAAAGTTTAATACAATATTATTTCATCTCGTAAAATCTTCTGTCATAAATAATGACACTGATTATCTTAATAATATTAGAAAAATTTTGAGAATAACTTCTGAGTCCTGTTTTGCTGATAGAGCGAGTTTATGGGTTTTTAATAAAGACACTTCAAAACTTATTTGTGAAAAACTTTATACAAAAAAAGATGATGATTTTGAAAGTGGACATATCATTTTAAGAAGAGATTGTGAGACCTTTTTTAAAAATTTAGAAGATAAAGAGATCATCGAATCAGTTCAAGCAAAAGAAAATCCCTTAACAAAATGTCTAGGTGAAGTTTATTTAAAAAAATATAATATTGAGACTCTCTACTCTGTCCCGATTCGTGATACAGTTGGACTGGCCGGTGTGTTTCAATTAGAGTTTCATAAGGAAACAACTTTAGATGAAACGGTCGTTGAATACTTTTTGCCATCTATAGCTAATCTTGCAGGAAAAATATTTGAAAGAAAAAAAGTCGTTGATGAAATTAAATGGTTAAAAAATCATACTCTGGCCGTTAATGAGCATAACCTTGTGAGTATCACAAATCTACATGGAATAATCACTTATGCAAACCCAAAGTTCTGTGAAGTATCTCAATATAGACCAGAAGAGCTTGTTGGACGAACTCACAGACTTGTTAATTCAGGATTTCATAACAATCAATTTTTTAAGACGTTGTGGGATACAATCTTAAATGGTGGTATATGGAAGGGTGAAATCTGTAATAAAGCAAAAGACGGAACAATGTATTGGGTTGATGCTACAATTTTCGGTATCAAAGATTTTAAAAACGAAATCAAAGAATTTATTGCGATAAGAAACGATATAACGAGAGTCAAAAAGCAAGAGCAGCTTTTACTAAGAATTTTGGAAGAAAATAAAGTATTAAACAGACTATTAGAACTCGATCATTTTTCTACAAAATCACTTGATCAAAAAATCGATGAGGCCCTTAATATTATTATTGAACTACCCTGGTTAAACGTACTTCAAAAAGCTGGAGTTTTCTTAGTTGAAAATGGTGCATTAAGACTCTTTGTCTCCAAAGATCTTGGAGTTCGTATCGAAGAGATGTGTTCGAAAGTAGAAAAAGGGCGTTGCTTGTGTGGGAGAGCTTTCGAGCAAAAACAAATTTTGCATGCAAGCTGTGTAGATGATAGACATGAAAATAGATTTGATGGGATTGGCCCTCATGGACATTATAATGTGCCGATAATTTCAAAAAATGAAGTGATTGGAGTTATCGTTTTTTATCTTGAACACGGGCATCAGAAAAAGCAAAGCGAAATCGATTTTTTACAAGCATGTTCTGAAGTATTCTCACAAATTATCAATACCCACTATACTGAGCTTGAAGTCTTAAAAACCAGAGATAATGCACTAGTTGCAGAAAAGGCAAAATCCGAATTTCTTGCAAATATGTCTCATGAAATCAGAACTCCAATGAATGGAGTTTTAGGAATGACTCAACTTTTGCAGGGAACGCCTCTCAATCTCGAACAAAAAGAAATGCTCGATATCATTGAGACGTGTGGTGATAGTTTGCTCACAATTCTTAATAATATTTTAGATTTTTCTAAGATAGAATCTGGAAAAATGGAGCTTGAGTATATCACTTTCAACCTCAAAAAAACTGTTGAAGAGGCGGTCTTTTTACACAATGTGAGAGCATCTCAAAAGGGAATTAATCTTTTAACAGAGTATCAAGATGACTTACCTTTAGAATTTGTGGGAGATGTCACAAGAATCAGACAAATTCTTGTAAATTTTATCTCTAACGCTATAAAATTTACTGAAAAAGGTTCAGTCACCGTTAAGATTTTTGGAAATGAAGATAAAGAAAACAAGAATGTAAAACTTTATATTAATGTCATAGATACAGGTATAGGAATTCCAAAGAATTCACAAAAAAAGCTTTTTAATGCTTTTACGCAAGCAGATACAAGCATAACGAGAGAATTTGGAGGAACAGGTCTAGGCCTAACAATTTGTTCCAAGCTGGCTGAAATGATGGGTGGAGAAGTAACTTTTGAAAGTGAACTCGGTAAAGGCTCAAATTTCAAATTTAATGTCACTTTACAAAGAAGTATCAAAGATAAATCTTTTCTTTTTGGAACTGATGGTTTGAAATCTGAAAAAGAATTTGCACAAATCTTTCCTCATAGTATTTTAATTGTTGAAGATAATGCCATAAACCAAAAGTTAGCAAAAATGATGCTTAAAAAACTTGGTTACGAATGCAGTATCGTTGAGGATGGTAAGAAAGCATTGGATATAATCACCT
- a CDS encoding RNA-binding transcriptional accessory protein, whose translation MSKLDSNALVYVCEQTGLQAIRVQNVVNLLKNEDCTVPFIARYRKEVTGDMDEVQIRSIEEKYDEFLEIEKRRSFVLEAINKLEQLTPELEKKIKSAKTLLVIEDLYAPYKTKRKTKGMTAKEAGLEALAKILLATDFPIEQILAVAQAKFLNPDKKITTAQEAIEGACDIITEMMAHDSEIKEKLRNIYTNDAVLKSTKRKDSEQIKEFEKFRDYFEFEQKLSELKNPKATHRFLAMRRGMTLKILKVDVVYDLDKAINLILNKYLKSGSKIQNIIEECSKSAYSKYIHPSLDLEFKTELKKIADDSAINVFGINLRHLLLQPYLGAKCVLGADPGVRTGVKLAVVDDTGKFIIDTVVYPHPPHNQEQASAQIIDAIIDKFQIEYVAIGNGTYGRETLAFMEKLVPAIRDGKTRATLVNEDGASIYSASDIAREEFPDKDPTVRGAISIARRFQDPLAELVKIDPKSIGVGQYQHDVNQSKLKKSLTNVVESCVNYVGVDLNTASAPLLSYISGIGPSVAKNIVNHREKHGMFRLRSELLKIGRFSQKIFEQSAGFLRIYNGENALDQTFIHPERYCVLENWCSQNSVKVSELLTDSNIQNKLEKDNKFKEEVGEYTYKDIIKSLRAPGQDPRTEFKSTDFRKDVSSIEDLKIGEWYPGVVNNITQFGAFVDIGVKESGLLHVSHMSEHFVDDPFKELKVGEQVKVKIIDIDYPRKRISLSRKVDSEVTYAKNDHPNRKTSGKGKNLPGQNDQLKNKAFAGLKDLLK comes from the coding sequence ATGTCAAAATTGGATTCAAATGCATTAGTTTATGTATGTGAACAGACTGGTCTACAGGCCATTCGTGTACAAAATGTCGTAAATCTACTTAAGAATGAGGACTGTACAGTCCCCTTCATTGCCAGATATCGAAAAGAAGTTACAGGTGATATGGATGAAGTTCAAATTCGAAGCATTGAGGAAAAATACGATGAATTTTTAGAAATCGAAAAACGCCGAAGTTTTGTATTAGAAGCAATAAACAAACTTGAACAACTCACACCTGAATTAGAAAAGAAAATAAAATCGGCAAAAACATTACTTGTCATCGAGGATTTATACGCTCCCTATAAAACCAAAAGAAAAACCAAAGGTATGACGGCCAAAGAAGCAGGTCTTGAAGCGCTTGCCAAAATACTCCTTGCAACAGATTTTCCTATAGAACAAATTTTGGCCGTTGCACAAGCAAAGTTTTTAAATCCTGATAAAAAAATTACAACGGCCCAAGAAGCAATCGAAGGGGCCTGCGATATAATCACTGAAATGATGGCCCATGATTCTGAAATTAAAGAAAAACTACGCAATATTTATACTAATGACGCTGTTTTAAAATCAACAAAAAGAAAAGATTCTGAACAAATTAAAGAATTTGAAAAGTTTAGAGATTATTTCGAATTTGAACAAAAATTAAGCGAATTAAAAAACCCAAAGGCCACTCATCGCTTTTTGGCAATGAGAAGAGGTATGACTCTTAAAATACTCAAAGTAGATGTAGTTTATGATCTCGATAAGGCCATCAATTTAATCCTAAATAAATATTTAAAAAGCGGATCTAAAATACAAAATATTATTGAAGAATGTTCTAAAAGTGCCTATTCAAAATACATTCACCCATCACTTGACTTAGAATTTAAAACCGAACTGAAAAAAATCGCTGATGATTCGGCCATCAATGTATTTGGTATCAATTTAAGGCATTTATTACTTCAACCATATCTAGGTGCTAAATGCGTACTAGGAGCAGATCCTGGAGTTAGAACAGGTGTCAAACTAGCTGTTGTAGATGACACTGGAAAGTTCATTATTGACACTGTGGTTTATCCCCATCCACCACACAATCAAGAACAGGCCTCTGCACAGATTATAGATGCGATCATTGATAAATTTCAGATTGAATATGTTGCCATTGGCAATGGTACTTATGGACGTGAAACTCTAGCGTTTATGGAAAAACTTGTACCTGCGATTAGAGATGGAAAAACGAGGGCAACATTAGTGAATGAAGATGGAGCTAGTATCTATTCTGCTTCTGATATTGCAAGAGAAGAATTTCCAGACAAGGACCCCACTGTAAGAGGGGCCATCTCTATTGCGAGAAGATTCCAAGACCCACTTGCTGAACTCGTGAAAATAGATCCAAAATCAATTGGAGTTGGACAATATCAACACGATGTAAATCAATCAAAGTTAAAAAAATCATTAACGAATGTTGTTGAAAGTTGTGTGAACTATGTCGGGGTTGATCTAAATACGGCCAGTGCTCCACTCTTATCGTATATCTCAGGTATAGGTCCGTCTGTCGCAAAAAATATTGTTAATCATCGTGAAAAACATGGAATGTTTAGACTAAGAAGTGAGCTTCTTAAAATTGGTCGTTTCAGTCAAAAAATATTTGAACAATCTGCTGGTTTTCTTAGAATCTACAATGGAGAAAATGCATTAGATCAGACATTTATTCACCCAGAACGCTATTGTGTTTTGGAAAACTGGTGTTCTCAAAATAGTGTTAAAGTTTCAGAGTTACTAACAGACAGTAATATTCAAAATAAACTTGAAAAAGATAATAAGTTTAAAGAAGAAGTTGGTGAATATACTTATAAAGATATCATTAAATCATTAAGAGCGCCTGGCCAGGATCCCAGGACAGAATTCAAGTCTACCGATTTTAGAAAAGACGTCTCGAGTATTGAAGATCTTAAAATTGGGGAATGGTATCCTGGAGTAGTAAACAATATTACTCAATTTGGAGCATTTGTTGATATCGGCGTAAAAGAAAGTGGACTACTCCATGTCTCACATATGTCGGAACATTTTGTAGATGATCCATTTAAAGAATTAAAAGTTGGTGAACAAGTAAAAGTAAAAATAATCGATATTGATTACCCAAGAAAAAGAATTTCCCTTAGCCGAAAAGTTGATAGTGAAGTAACTTATGCAAAAAATGATCATCCTAATCGTAAAACCAGTGGAAAAGGCAAAAATTTACCGGGGCAAAATGATCAGCTTAAAAATAAAGCATTTGCGGGACTAAAAGACTTACTAAAATAA